The region GTAACCACTACTCTTTCTTCTCCGAGAATGTCCTTTGCTTTTTCAATAGCCCTCTCAACAACTTCATCGACAGACATCTGACCCAATATAGCCGCATTGAAGTCTTTTACCAAGTCAAATGTCAAACCCGGTGGTAACAATGTGTAGCCCCATTCTGCGAATTCTGCTGTTTTTTCTATAGCTTCCCAGTTTCTGGGACCTTTCGGCCCTTCGACTCTGTAATAACCCTTCTTAAGTATGGAAATACGAGCAGAAGGATTGTTATAAGCTTTGTTGATTAGTTCTTGTCCTTCTTCGCTCATACAAAATTCTATAAATTTCCATGCAGCATCTTTCACTTTACTCTTTGCGTTGATGGCAAAGAAACCTGTGTGAAGGGTGGAATAATGCCTTACTCCTTTTGGAATAGGAGCTATATCCCAGCTAAAATCCTTTATATCTTTGTAGACAGATGTCATCCAACTTCCATTGAAAGCCATTGCTGCTTTTCCCGCCATGAATAGATCAGCAGAGACAACACCAGATGTAGTAACTTGTGGTGAAGCAACTACTTTATACTTATTTGTCAAATCGTACCACCATCTGAGGAATTCCTTGGCACCCTTACCAAAAACAAATCTTCCTTGTTCGTCTACTATCTTGTCACCGAATGTTCCGATCAGTGAATACCACAACCCCTGAAAACCTAATGCATCGCAACCATACTGGACTACCTTCCCACTTTCTACTACAGTCAATTTCCGTGCAGCCTCTTCA is a window of Thermotoga sp. DNA encoding:
- a CDS encoding sugar ABC transporter substrate-binding protein, which gives rise to MRRLMVFLTLLVGFALLSFANDVIVIRYAHWNALPPDPYNYVKAFEKKYPNIKVEFIQIPEAEYSQKLRSMALAGNAPDVLCLWEADLADFAKAGWIVPLDDYIQQSEELSVDDFIPAVKQLMELQGHLYGLPWCFATEILYYNKDIFDKAGIPYPNENWTWKDFEEAARKLTVVESGKVVQYGCDALGFQGLWYSLIGTFGDKIVDEQGRFVFGKGAKEFLRWWYDLTNKYKVVASPQVTTSGVVSADLFMAGKAAMAFNGSWMTSVYKDIKDFSWDIAPIPKGVRHYSTLHTGFFAINAKSKVKDAAWKFIEFCMSEEGQELINKAYNNPSARISILKKGYYRVEGPKGPRNWEAIEKTAEFAEWGYTLLPPGLTFDLVKDFNAAILGQMSVDEVVERAIEKAKDILGEERVVVTE